A part of Streptomyces sp. DSM 40750 genomic DNA contains:
- a CDS encoding C40 family peptidase, with amino-acid sequence MSLRSRLTRRTQITLIGVAAGGIAAAVAVVPSLADSGSSKPATAAAQKDTGYGPEPEADSKLVTQAGELSTMATATLSRDTMINRAHTWLTANNGSPVPYSMERTWKDGYRQDCSGFVSMALGLGKPGLNTVGLADSRNGVTTRLSSVSQLKKGDLLIDYSTTDGDFRHVVIFEKWANASHSAYWGYEQRNRYGTTHRQLTYGIGSDNYDPFRPVKLGDGGGGGQLPSPSVSWPVLQSGSKGADVRSAQQLLTARGYTLGTDGIFGPNTRSAVIQFQKSRSLAADGVIGPNTWSKLITTVRYGSSGQAVKAAQTQLNVYGYGLAVDGQFGSGTKSAVIAFQKSHQLQADGIIGPQTWRTLLGTR; translated from the coding sequence ATGTCTCTTCGCAGCCGGCTCACGCGCCGCACCCAAATCACCCTCATAGGCGTCGCCGCCGGAGGTATCGCGGCCGCGGTCGCCGTCGTACCGTCGCTCGCCGACAGCGGCTCCTCGAAGCCGGCGACGGCCGCCGCCCAGAAGGACACCGGCTACGGGCCCGAACCCGAAGCCGACAGCAAACTCGTCACCCAGGCCGGCGAACTGTCGACCATGGCCACGGCCACGCTCTCACGCGACACGATGATCAACCGCGCCCATACCTGGCTCACCGCCAACAACGGCAGCCCCGTCCCCTACAGCATGGAACGCACCTGGAAGGACGGCTACCGCCAGGACTGCTCCGGCTTCGTCTCCATGGCACTCGGCCTGGGCAAGCCCGGCCTGAACACCGTCGGGCTGGCCGACTCCCGCAACGGCGTCACCACCCGGCTCAGCAGCGTCAGCCAGCTCAAGAAGGGCGACCTCCTGATCGACTACAGCACCACCGACGGCGACTTCCGCCACGTAGTGATCTTCGAGAAGTGGGCCAACGCCTCCCACAGCGCCTACTGGGGATACGAACAGCGCAACAGGTACGGCACGACCCACCGCCAGCTCACGTACGGCATCGGCAGCGACAACTACGACCCCTTCCGCCCGGTCAAGCTGGGTGACGGCGGTGGCGGCGGGCAGCTCCCCTCCCCGAGTGTCTCCTGGCCCGTCCTCCAGAGCGGTTCCAAGGGCGCGGACGTGCGCTCCGCCCAGCAGCTGCTCACCGCGCGGGGCTACACACTCGGCACCGACGGCATCTTCGGCCCGAACACCCGCTCCGCGGTGATCCAGTTCCAGAAGTCCCGGTCCCTGGCCGCCGACGGCGTCATCGGCCCGAACACCTGGTCCAAGCTGATTACGACCGTGCGGTACGGCTCGTCCGGCCAGGCGGTCAAGGCAGCCCAGACCCAGCTGAACGTCTACGGCTACGGCCTCGCGGTCGACGGCCAGTTCGGCTCCGGCACGAAGTCGGCGGTGATCGCCTTCCAGAAGAGCCACCAGCTGCAGGCCGACGGCATCATCGGCCCGCAGACCTGGCGCACCCTGCTCGGCACCCGCTGA
- a CDS encoding alanine and proline-rich secreted protein Apa, protein MSIARRVIVGRLLGTGVAALALSAAVSGPAFATGTPGGDGWGKKSYAPGQGAGTPTETDRCEFSLDGVNFADWVKLDDQNLKPTEDGKVHVKVRTASDATTCTVSLASYLAHGPTFGTSGEQVFVDFDTVTVKRGATDSLDIAVPDAGCYAQIDLYRGAVKFDGKLDAKDGFEHGDVPKGPDRPVIKDKLIAAWNGGTKDCTTEQPPTEENPPTDENPPVEENPPVEEQPPAEEQPPADENPPADDTPETDSPEPTPSDSTPAAPTPNGGEPGDLAETGGGNAIPIAIGAAGLVAAGGAIFVVTRRRGAGGMGS, encoded by the coding sequence ATGTCCATAGCGAGACGTGTCATCGTGGGCCGCCTGTTGGGGACAGGCGTAGCCGCTCTTGCGCTGAGCGCGGCGGTGTCCGGCCCGGCCTTCGCCACCGGCACGCCCGGCGGTGACGGCTGGGGCAAGAAGAGTTACGCCCCCGGACAGGGCGCGGGCACGCCCACCGAGACCGACCGCTGCGAGTTCTCCCTGGACGGTGTGAACTTCGCCGACTGGGTCAAGCTCGACGACCAGAACCTCAAGCCCACCGAGGACGGCAAGGTCCACGTCAAGGTCCGCACCGCCTCCGACGCCACGACCTGTACGGTCTCCCTCGCGTCCTACCTGGCCCACGGCCCGACCTTCGGCACCTCCGGCGAGCAGGTCTTCGTCGACTTCGACACGGTGACGGTGAAGCGGGGCGCGACGGACTCGCTGGACATCGCGGTCCCCGACGCGGGCTGCTACGCCCAGATCGACCTGTACCGGGGTGCCGTGAAATTCGACGGCAAGCTCGACGCGAAGGACGGCTTCGAACACGGCGACGTCCCCAAGGGCCCCGACCGCCCCGTCATCAAGGACAAGCTGATCGCGGCCTGGAACGGCGGCACGAAGGACTGCACGACGGAGCAGCCGCCGACGGAGGAGAACCCGCCGACCGACGAGAATCCCCCGGTCGAGGAGAACCCTCCGGTCGAGGAGCAGCCTCCCGCTGAGGAGCAGCCCCCGGCCGACGAGAACCCCCCGGCCGACGACACCCCGGAGACCGACTCCCCGGAGCCCACCCCCTCCGACTCCACCCCGGCCGCCCCCACCCCCAACGGCGGCGAGCCCGGCGACCTCGCCGAGACCGGCGGCGGCAACGCGATCCCGATCGCGATCGGCGCGGCCGGCCTGGTGGCCGCGGGCGGCGCGATCTTCGTGGTGACACGGCGCCGGGGCGCGGGCGGCATGGGTTCCTGA
- a CDS encoding calcium-binding protein has product MRMRSLATVVTGALALSAFAVPAAHADGGPTITDVVVNGGAEIALGPTAAKTFKVSVTAQDDSGIGEMDLHVILPGYLYHRADRGLTCTAKSATTSTCTGSWTIDSSNLYDNAPADDPWYIGATVYGKDADVLFADRSATFTVRRLAKLTVNAAPEPVMKNAKLSVTGKLTLANWETHKNAGYSGRSVKLQFRKKGSSTYSTVKTVTSGSGGALKTTVTATADGYWRWTFAGNSSTSTAKATGDYVDVR; this is encoded by the coding sequence ATGCGTATGCGTTCTCTGGCCACCGTGGTGACCGGCGCCCTCGCCCTCTCGGCGTTCGCCGTCCCGGCCGCTCATGCCGACGGCGGCCCGACGATCACCGATGTCGTCGTGAACGGCGGGGCCGAAATCGCGCTGGGGCCCACGGCGGCCAAGACCTTCAAGGTGAGCGTCACGGCGCAGGACGACTCGGGGATCGGCGAGATGGATCTGCATGTGATCCTGCCGGGTTACCTGTACCACAGGGCGGACCGGGGGCTCACGTGCACCGCGAAGAGCGCCACGACCTCGACGTGCACCGGGTCCTGGACAATCGACTCGAGCAACTTGTACGACAACGCCCCGGCCGACGACCCCTGGTACATCGGGGCCACCGTGTACGGCAAGGACGCCGACGTGCTCTTCGCGGACAGGTCCGCCACCTTCACCGTGCGGCGGCTCGCCAAGCTGACCGTCAACGCCGCTCCGGAGCCGGTGATGAAGAACGCCAAGCTCTCCGTCACCGGCAAGCTGACCCTCGCCAACTGGGAGACCCACAAGAACGCGGGCTACTCCGGGCGGTCGGTGAAGCTGCAGTTCCGTAAGAAGGGCTCTTCCACGTACAGCACCGTGAAGACGGTGACCAGCGGCAGCGGCGGCGCCCTGAAGACCACGGTCACGGCCACCGCCGACGGCTACTGGCGCTGGACCTTCGCCGGCAACAGCAGCACCTCGACGGCCAAGGCCACCGGGGACTACGTCGACGTGCGCTGA